From the Oleiphilus messinensis genome, one window contains:
- the gatA gene encoding Asp-tRNA(Asn)/Glu-tRNA(Gln) amidotransferase subunit GatA, with product MYNKTVSELAQGLNAGNYSSVELTRYFLDRIQTLDSKYNAFITVCEESALAEATAADARRAKGDAAPWTGIPFAHKDIFCTEGVATTCASKMLANFVPPYDATVTRKFKEAGAVCIGKTNMDEFAMGSSNESSFFGKVINPWGENLVPGGSSGGSAAALAARLIPAATATDTGGSIRQPAALCGVTGLKPTYGRVSRLGMIAFASSLDQGGPMARTAEDAAMMLNIMAGYDPLDSTSIDQNVPDYTGTLNDNLEGLRIGLPKEFFRDDLNPKMKAQIEAAVKELEKLGAKIKEVSLPHTHLSVPAYYVIAPAECSANLSRFDGVRYGYRCEHPEDLEDLYTRSRSEGFGDEVKRRIMIGTYALSAGYYDAYYRKAQQVRRLIKNDFVAAFNDVDLIAGPTTPTPAFASGSKTDDPVQMYLEDIFTISTNLAGLPAISIPAGEVNGLPVGLQLIGNYFSEARILNAAHQFQNATDWHTRTPANI from the coding sequence ATGTACAACAAAACCGTATCAGAATTGGCCCAAGGCCTGAATGCTGGTAACTATTCCAGCGTGGAACTAACCCGTTATTTTCTGGATCGAATCCAAACTCTGGACAGCAAATATAATGCGTTCATTACGGTTTGCGAAGAATCCGCACTTGCTGAGGCAACTGCAGCAGACGCTCGCCGCGCCAAAGGTGACGCCGCCCCCTGGACCGGCATTCCCTTCGCCCACAAAGATATTTTTTGCACGGAAGGGGTCGCGACCACCTGTGCCTCAAAAATGCTGGCGAACTTCGTGCCACCTTACGACGCAACTGTAACTCGAAAATTCAAGGAAGCGGGAGCAGTCTGTATTGGCAAGACTAATATGGATGAATTTGCGATGGGCTCTTCCAATGAGTCCAGTTTTTTTGGCAAGGTTATCAACCCCTGGGGCGAGAATCTTGTTCCGGGAGGCTCTTCCGGAGGCTCCGCGGCTGCGCTTGCTGCACGCCTGATCCCTGCCGCGACAGCAACAGATACCGGCGGCTCCATTCGACAACCCGCCGCGCTGTGTGGTGTAACCGGCTTGAAACCAACCTACGGACGGGTATCGAGACTCGGCATGATCGCATTTGCCTCGAGTCTGGATCAAGGTGGACCTATGGCTCGCACGGCCGAAGATGCGGCCATGATGCTGAATATCATGGCGGGCTACGATCCGCTCGATTCAACCAGCATAGATCAAAATGTCCCAGATTACACCGGCACACTGAATGACAACCTTGAGGGACTACGAATCGGCCTGCCCAAAGAATTTTTCAGGGATGACCTCAACCCGAAAATGAAAGCTCAAATTGAAGCGGCAGTAAAAGAACTGGAAAAACTGGGCGCTAAAATCAAGGAAGTCAGCCTACCCCACACACACCTTTCAGTGCCTGCCTACTACGTCATCGCCCCCGCGGAGTGTTCCGCGAACCTGTCTCGCTTCGATGGTGTTCGTTATGGCTATCGCTGTGAACACCCTGAAGACCTCGAAGATCTATACACACGCAGCCGCTCAGAAGGCTTTGGCGACGAGGTTAAACGCCGAATCATGATTGGCACCTACGCGTTATCGGCAGGCTATTACGATGCGTATTACCGCAAAGCGCAACAGGTCAGACGACTGATCAAAAATGATTTTGTTGCCGCATTTAATGATGTGGACTTGATCGCTGGACCCACCACACCGACCCCGGCCTTCGCCTCAGGTTCAAAAACCGATGATCCAGTACAAATGTATCTTGAGGATATTTTCACGATCTCGACAAATCTGGCAGGGCTACCCGCAATTTCAATCCCGGCCGGTGAAGTAAACGGACTTCCCGTTGGACTGCAATTGATTGGAAATTATTTCAGCGAAGCACGGATTCTGAATGCTGCCCATCAATTTCAAAATGCGACGGATTGGCACACACGAACTCCAGCGAACATCTGA
- the gatC gene encoding Asp-tRNA(Asn)/Glu-tRNA(Gln) amidotransferase subunit GatC produces MSIEREDVEKIARLAKLKVSGVVIEQTTQELSNILGFIDQLQAVDTQNIEPMAHPTDATQKLRADVVTESDNRASFQAIAPASEDGLYLVPKVIE; encoded by the coding sequence GTGTCTATAGAACGCGAAGACGTTGAGAAAATCGCCCGCCTGGCCAAATTGAAGGTTTCTGGCGTCGTCATCGAACAAACCACCCAAGAGCTATCCAATATTCTGGGTTTTATTGATCAACTACAGGCAGTCGATACCCAGAACATCGAGCCAATGGCACATCCGACTGACGCAACTCAAAAGCTTCGCGCTGATGTGGTAACCGAATCAGATAATCGTGCATCATTTCAGGCTATCGCTCCCGCCTCTGAAGACGGATTGTATTTGGTGCCCAAAGTAATCGAATGA
- a CDS encoding rod shape-determining protein codes for MFKKIRGLFSSDLSIDLGTANTLIYVKERGIVLDEPSVVAIRNHASQKSVAAVGAEAKRMLGRTPGNITAIRPLKDGVIADFHVTEKMLQHFINKVHENSFITPSPRVLVCVPSKSTQVERKAIRESAAGAGAREVYLIEEPMAAAIGAGLPVEEAHGSMVVDIGGGTTEIAIISLNGIVYAESVRIGGDRFDEAIVTYVRRNYGSLIGDATAERIKQEIGCAYEGLELREIDVRGRNLAEGVPRGFTLNSEEILEAMQESLAAIVQAVKSALEQSPPELASDIAERGIVLTGGGALLRGLDRLISEETGLPVVVAEDPLTCVARGGGKALELIDKGGFGLFPMD; via the coding sequence ATGTTTAAAAAAATACGTGGCTTGTTTTCCAGTGACTTGTCTATTGATCTGGGAACAGCGAACACACTTATATATGTCAAGGAAAGAGGGATAGTGCTGGACGAGCCATCGGTTGTTGCAATCCGCAATCATGCCTCGCAAAAAAGCGTTGCTGCTGTAGGAGCAGAGGCGAAGCGCATGCTGGGGAGAACGCCTGGTAATATTACCGCGATACGGCCATTAAAAGACGGCGTTATAGCGGATTTTCATGTGACAGAGAAAATGCTGCAGCACTTCATCAATAAAGTGCATGAAAACAGTTTTATCACACCCAGTCCCCGGGTCTTGGTTTGTGTACCCAGTAAGTCCACTCAGGTCGAACGAAAAGCAATTCGTGAATCAGCTGCCGGTGCCGGTGCGCGGGAAGTCTACTTGATAGAAGAACCCATGGCGGCAGCGATCGGTGCGGGTTTACCGGTGGAAGAAGCTCACGGGTCCATGGTCGTAGATATTGGTGGCGGAACAACAGAAATCGCTATTATTTCTCTGAATGGTATTGTTTATGCCGAGTCGGTCAGAATTGGTGGTGACCGATTCGATGAAGCGATTGTAACGTACGTGCGCCGTAACTACGGAAGTTTGATCGGGGATGCTACCGCAGAACGAATCAAACAAGAAATCGGCTGCGCGTATGAAGGCCTCGAATTACGCGAAATTGATGTTCGTGGTCGTAATTTGGCAGAAGGTGTTCCCCGTGGATTCACGCTTAACAGCGAAGAGATCCTTGAAGCGATGCAAGAGTCTTTGGCAGCAATCGTGCAAGCTGTTAAAAGTGCACTGGAACAGTCTCCGCCGGAACTCGCTTCCGATATTGCGGAACGGGGGATCGTGTTGACGGGCGGAGGTGCGCTATTACGTGGTCTGGATCGATTAATTAGTGAAGAGACAGGGCTTCCTGTTGTTGTCGCAGAAGATCCGTTAACCTGTGTCGCTCGGGGTGGCGGCAAAGCGCTCGAACTGATCGATAAAGGTGGGTTCGGGTTGTTCCCCATGGACTAA
- the mreC gene encoding rod shape-determining protein MreC, with translation MQGPYLGYRLLMAVILSVTLMVLDYRFERVDGFRQMLSSILTPIQWLSDLPQSMMSWGGTSLKTREQLLDENDALQVQIAVLERKVQKLVALAVENNRLRELLNASSQIDDSVIVAELIGINPDPFVHQVMLNKGNSDGVQVGQAVLDSNGLMGQVIEVSELTSRVLLISDTAHAVPVQASRNGVRAIAVGKGSIGELELANVPDTADIREGDLLISSGLGGRFPAGYPVAEVASVRHDPGQPFASVLVRPSAKLNQSRLVLIVFKGKERSSFQKIDSELESSGEER, from the coding sequence GTGCAAGGGCCCTACCTAGGTTACAGGCTGCTGATGGCGGTAATCCTGTCGGTAACCTTGATGGTGCTCGATTACCGCTTCGAGCGGGTTGATGGTTTTCGTCAAATGTTAAGCTCGATCCTTACCCCAATCCAATGGCTTAGTGATTTGCCTCAGTCGATGATGAGCTGGGGTGGCACCTCGCTCAAAACCCGGGAACAACTACTGGATGAGAATGATGCGTTACAAGTACAGATTGCTGTCTTGGAGCGTAAAGTACAAAAGTTGGTTGCGCTTGCAGTGGAAAATAATCGCCTCAGAGAATTGCTCAATGCGTCGTCCCAAATTGATGATTCGGTGATTGTCGCGGAACTCATTGGTATCAATCCGGATCCGTTTGTGCACCAGGTTATGCTCAATAAAGGCAATTCCGATGGTGTCCAGGTTGGTCAAGCGGTATTGGACTCAAATGGGCTTATGGGGCAAGTCATCGAAGTGAGTGAATTGACCAGTCGAGTGCTATTGATTTCTGACACGGCTCACGCTGTCCCTGTACAAGCGAGTCGAAACGGTGTCAGGGCCATTGCTGTGGGTAAGGGATCCATCGGTGAGCTTGAGCTGGCAAACGTGCCGGATACTGCAGATATCCGGGAAGGGGATTTGTTAATCAGTTCCGGTTTGGGGGGGCGATTTCCTGCTGGTTATCCCGTCGCGGAAGTCGCGTCTGTGAGGCATGACCCCGGTCAGCCATTTGCGTCGGTTTTAGTCAGACCCAGTGCCAAGCTCAATCAAAGCCGGTTGGTTTTAATTGTGTTTAAAGGAAAAGAGCGCAGTAGTTTTCAGAAAATCGATTCCGAGCTTGAGTCATCCGGAGAGGAACGCTAA
- the mreD gene encoding rod shape-determining protein MreD has translation MARISLFAFLLSFLGAFVLSLVYIPPAFQFWRPDWTAMVLFFWVVTAPHRVGVLTAWSVGLIQDILEGAILGMNALAFAVIAYLLISLYQRFKVFPFIQQSFMVFLIIGINLMICHFVKSLTGISASGLIYLYPAISSAALWPFFLIIMEKLNQKLP, from the coding sequence ATGGCACGAATCAGTCTGTTTGCTTTTTTGCTCAGCTTTTTGGGCGCATTTGTATTGAGTCTTGTGTATATACCGCCCGCTTTCCAATTTTGGCGACCAGACTGGACGGCGATGGTATTATTTTTCTGGGTTGTTACGGCTCCACATCGTGTGGGGGTCTTGACTGCTTGGTCAGTCGGATTAATCCAGGACATATTGGAGGGTGCAATTTTAGGGATGAACGCACTGGCTTTTGCTGTGATCGCGTATTTACTGATTTCACTGTATCAACGTTTCAAAGTATTCCCATTCATTCAACAGAGCTTCATGGTATTTTTGATCATTGGCATAAATTTGATGATCTGCCATTTTGTGAAAAGTCTGACAGGCATTTCGGCGAGTGGCTTGATATATCTGTACCCTGCAATCTCCAGTGCCGCGCTGTGGCCCTTCTTTCTTATTATCATGGAGAAGCTGAATCAAAAATTGCCATAA
- a CDS encoding Maf family protein, with the protein MQDSSSNDLPGLTLVLASQSPRRSELLRQIGVEFKCYPVDIDESPHPEESASDLVLRLAVEKAQAAHQRYPRVPNHLFLGADTIGLLDDKVLAKPRNFYDFASMLRKMSGRTHQVLSAVALVGDGFQETILDRSDVTFRTIRECEIEQYWHSGEPQDKAGGYGIQGLGAIFVEKIIGSYSGIVGLPLQSTAELLRMAGIQVWNRVEGKA; encoded by the coding sequence GTGCAGGATTCTTCATCTAATGATTTGCCCGGACTGACTTTGGTTCTGGCTTCCCAGTCCCCGAGACGCTCCGAATTACTTCGCCAAATTGGCGTCGAATTCAAGTGTTATCCTGTTGATATCGACGAATCTCCACACCCCGAAGAGTCTGCATCTGATCTCGTTTTGCGTCTGGCAGTTGAAAAAGCGCAGGCAGCCCATCAGCGCTACCCGCGAGTTCCAAATCATTTATTCCTTGGTGCGGATACGATTGGTCTGCTAGATGATAAGGTGTTGGCGAAACCCCGCAATTTTTATGATTTTGCGTCAATGTTGCGCAAAATGTCTGGTCGAACCCATCAAGTGCTTTCTGCCGTTGCTTTGGTCGGGGACGGTTTTCAGGAAACCATCCTTGATCGGTCCGATGTGACCTTCAGAACCATCCGTGAGTGCGAAATTGAACAATATTGGCACAGTGGAGAGCCCCAGGACAAAGCAGGTGGCTACGGCATCCAAGGCCTCGGGGCAATATTCGTCGAAAAGATAATTGGTAGCTATTCTGGTATTGTAGGCTTGCCTTTGCAATCCACTGCAGAACTACTCCGTATGGCGGGTATACAAGTTTGGAATCGCGTCGAGGGCAAAGCTTGA
- the rng gene encoding ribonuclease G — MSEEILINVTPVETRVALIENGMLQEVYIERSGSRGIVGNIYKGKVVRVLPGMEAAFVDIGLEKAAFIHASDVDITPLNLAQEATSDRTVPDIASLLYEGQSLTVQVTKDPIGSKGARLTTQISIPSRFLVYMPNNEHIGISQKIEDEESRERLKALVEECQAEIGESASGGYIIRTAAEGVSKDEAMADITYLQRLWRSIEEKIRTVKAPSVIYQDLPLYIRTLRDLVRPPTEKIKIDSKESYVNACGFADNYVPNVEERLEYYPGERPIFDLYSVEDEIQRALSRKVQLKSGGYLIIDQTEAMTTIDVNTGGFVGHRNLEETIFKTNLEAARAISRQLRLRNLGGIIIIDFIDMADTEHQRHVIRMLEKMLERDHAKTKISCVSELGLVEMTRKRTTESLGQVLCQPCPLCDGRGFLKTPETICYEIFREILRVNRAYEANNYLVMASQSVIDRLLDEESDNVADLETFIDKNIKFQVEVMYSQEQYDVVLL; from the coding sequence ATGAGTGAAGAGATACTGATTAATGTGACGCCGGTTGAGACTCGGGTCGCGCTTATCGAAAATGGTATGCTGCAAGAGGTTTATATTGAACGATCCGGAAGCCGTGGTATCGTTGGAAATATTTACAAAGGGAAAGTGGTTCGAGTGCTTCCCGGGATGGAGGCAGCATTTGTCGATATTGGTTTGGAAAAAGCCGCCTTCATTCATGCTTCTGATGTCGATATTACGCCTTTAAATCTTGCTCAGGAGGCCACCTCAGACCGCACAGTGCCCGATATTGCTTCTCTGCTGTATGAAGGTCAGTCACTTACCGTTCAAGTCACTAAAGACCCAATTGGCTCGAAAGGGGCGCGTTTAACGACGCAGATATCCATACCATCCCGGTTTCTGGTGTATATGCCGAATAACGAGCATATCGGCATTTCGCAGAAAATCGAGGATGAAGAGTCCAGAGAGCGGCTTAAAGCGCTAGTGGAAGAGTGTCAGGCTGAAATCGGCGAAAGTGCTTCCGGAGGTTATATCATCCGCACTGCCGCCGAAGGGGTCAGTAAAGACGAGGCGATGGCTGATATTACCTATCTACAACGTCTCTGGCGCTCAATAGAAGAAAAAATCAGAACGGTTAAAGCGCCCTCCGTTATTTATCAGGATTTACCGCTTTACATTCGCACGTTGCGTGATTTGGTGCGACCACCGACCGAGAAAATTAAAATTGATTCGAAAGAGAGCTATGTTAATGCCTGCGGCTTTGCGGACAACTACGTGCCGAATGTAGAGGAGCGTCTCGAATATTATCCTGGTGAGCGTCCCATTTTTGATTTGTACTCGGTCGAGGACGAGATTCAGCGAGCATTGAGTCGTAAAGTGCAGCTCAAATCCGGAGGTTATCTGATTATTGATCAGACCGAGGCAATGACTACAATTGATGTTAACACCGGGGGATTTGTTGGCCATCGGAATCTGGAAGAAACCATTTTCAAAACCAACCTAGAGGCGGCGCGGGCGATCAGTCGTCAGTTACGTTTGCGCAATCTTGGTGGCATTATTATCATCGACTTCATTGATATGGCGGATACTGAGCATCAGAGACATGTTATTCGAATGCTAGAAAAAATGCTCGAGAGAGATCACGCGAAGACGAAAATTTCATGCGTGTCGGAACTTGGTTTGGTGGAAATGACACGAAAAAGGACGACAGAGAGCTTGGGACAAGTGTTGTGTCAGCCCTGTCCATTGTGTGATGGTCGCGGTTTTTTGAAAACCCCCGAAACAATTTGTTATGAGATTTTTCGTGAGATTTTGAGGGTTAATCGAGCCTATGAGGCCAATAATTACCTCGTCATGGCCTCGCAGAGTGTTATTGATCGTCTGCTGGATGAGGAGTCAGACAATGTGGCCGATCTTGAGACGTTTATTGATAAAAACATAAAGTTTCAGGTTGAAGTAATGTACAGTCAGGAACAGTATGATGTTGTGTTACTTTGA
- a CDS encoding YhdP family phospholipid transporter encodes MSFRHAISVLKYGLVTVRAGLFLAVVLAALYVILGRQFLPVISHYSDDLERQLSTLLGTPVQIGELSGSWVGLNPVIKVEQLYVLDGLTRTTSVQLESLSVEFSLIDTVKTWSFKLKDLRIDGVSLRVIQDDDGHWRFSGFPVAMAEEPPVIANPDTGAGASATADLPALLETYLVYPYVEISHIQLDIEARQGSVYQWEIPRAQLTYQGDKLKASGEVLIAGQAKPFAQFSLVGRGRLLSEDMVAEIYASWQTQNALDPYLEGYELMGLEVAEVDARGQVWLDLEGSRVKTVRSVIDLNRVMLSAEGEAIQPFTQGHLDLSWHDTPSGWVSRVGDFQINWGDQQWQPSHFEIAKEGQRWVVLASYLNLDFISRAGQLLGGLPDRLSASLTGYQPAGLLRNAHFLYANEDSEVTYTLQSELHDVSVAAYDGAPYLAHVNGLLDLNHRGGRVIFSSPEFKMGFPELFDESWAFELGQGEVYWSLTDTTRVAADAIRLDYGAGAHLLGKFSLELPRNSPSTFLSLEIQGQNLQAADVPEFVPRHVVDPGIYQWLDNAFTAGTVNGLFLGEGNVGSNAPHGAFATNMDFALERGIVQFAEGWPNALDVSSRVMIDSAGLQVALASAELVDVDLTDVRVSKRFSDSEAQPLMISIRERLSGEDLHALLTRLPFRGSTAPVADQMQLVGELDTVIDVKLPLGNTGEPQIAVALNTVGSNLILPGANLQFSALDGEIRYSSESGINGKLAGELLGESIQIGIDSHLDRGEMMSRVSMRGQASLSQLASWQDMDLPEFMSGELSYLAELSVLPEVSGEPKLKLRLESDLMGLEVAMPAPLNKPKTSAKRFEYTHYIQGYDRYDEFRYGSVLTGRVWELSGQPAILVNFLDVTGQSPVTRPQGLEAEMVDSPGIWVGGRLDYLNLDPWFEWLKSDHDIENDSIGFKLLSLFIADLEVAGFSFPGQSLDVVPVERGWMISGLGPHLEGAIQSSGEDGQIDVDLNRLVLSTVNQQTANQSVVMMEPPDTFPNISASVDTLRWQDRELGSWSFSVRSSPDSIVVDPLVASLGDSRFSGRYSWRWDVNTLDSVSIFSGAVDAVNTAQLVQSIGMTPSLDSAQSHIDAALAWPGGPDQFSLQGVSGKLAVMMQEGTFFEASPGTEALRLFGILNMDTLSRRLQLDFSDLTDRGIAFDLLEASATIDSGTLDLQTPLVIQGPSNILKFTGKTNLDTQILDMDMVVVLPLTKNLPLAALMIGAPQVGGALWVIDKLLGDPLSRITSATYRVGGTWGAPEVSLKNVFDNSPLDLGEPKVVSRRKDEVE; translated from the coding sequence ATGAGTTTTAGACACGCAATTTCTGTTCTCAAATACGGCCTGGTAACGGTTCGTGCCGGGTTGTTCCTGGCTGTTGTCCTCGCCGCGCTTTATGTTATTTTGGGGCGACAATTCCTTCCTGTTATTTCCCACTACAGTGATGATCTGGAACGACAATTATCAACCTTGTTGGGAACGCCTGTTCAAATAGGTGAGCTCTCCGGTAGTTGGGTCGGGTTAAATCCGGTTATCAAAGTCGAACAGTTGTATGTGTTGGACGGGCTCACCCGCACCACGAGTGTTCAATTGGAATCCTTGAGTGTCGAATTTTCTCTGATTGATACCGTGAAAACCTGGAGTTTCAAACTCAAGGATCTGCGAATTGACGGTGTTTCTTTAAGAGTGATTCAGGATGATGATGGTCATTGGCGTTTTTCCGGGTTTCCAGTTGCCATGGCCGAGGAACCACCTGTAATTGCAAATCCCGACACAGGAGCAGGCGCGAGTGCCACCGCAGATTTGCCTGCCTTGCTGGAGACCTACCTAGTTTATCCCTATGTGGAAATAAGTCATATTCAGCTGGACATTGAAGCCCGTCAGGGCTCCGTGTATCAATGGGAGATACCGCGTGCCCAATTAACTTATCAAGGCGATAAATTGAAAGCCAGTGGCGAGGTTTTGATCGCAGGGCAGGCCAAACCTTTTGCGCAATTTTCGCTGGTCGGTCGTGGCCGTTTGCTTTCGGAAGATATGGTGGCAGAGATCTATGCGAGTTGGCAAACCCAGAATGCACTTGACCCCTATTTAGAAGGCTACGAGTTAATGGGGTTGGAGGTCGCGGAAGTGGATGCGCGGGGTCAGGTCTGGTTGGATCTGGAAGGGAGCAGAGTCAAGACTGTGCGTAGCGTTATTGATTTGAATCGAGTAATGCTCAGCGCGGAAGGGGAAGCAATCCAGCCCTTCACTCAAGGTCATCTTGACTTAAGCTGGCATGACACGCCTTCGGGTTGGGTCTCTAGGGTGGGTGATTTTCAGATAAACTGGGGCGATCAGCAATGGCAGCCAAGTCATTTCGAGATCGCAAAAGAAGGTCAGCGTTGGGTTGTATTAGCCAGCTATCTGAATCTGGATTTTATCAGCCGAGCTGGGCAACTGCTGGGTGGTCTTCCGGATCGATTGAGTGCCTCGTTGACAGGGTACCAGCCTGCTGGGTTGTTGCGCAATGCGCACTTTCTCTACGCTAACGAAGATAGTGAGGTGACTTACACGCTGCAGAGTGAGCTGCATGATGTGTCTGTGGCCGCCTATGATGGTGCACCATATTTGGCCCATGTGAATGGGCTGTTGGACCTGAACCATCGCGGTGGTCGTGTCATATTTTCTTCCCCGGAATTTAAAATGGGGTTTCCAGAGCTGTTCGATGAGTCTTGGGCGTTTGAGCTGGGACAGGGGGAGGTATACTGGTCTTTGACAGATACCACTCGAGTGGCTGCGGATGCTATTCGGCTAGACTATGGAGCGGGTGCCCACTTACTTGGGAAATTTAGTCTGGAGTTGCCAAGGAATTCGCCTTCAACTTTTCTATCCCTCGAAATTCAGGGGCAGAATTTGCAAGCGGCAGATGTGCCTGAATTTGTCCCCCGGCATGTGGTGGATCCTGGTATATACCAATGGTTGGACAATGCGTTCACTGCAGGCACCGTAAATGGGCTTTTCCTTGGGGAAGGCAACGTAGGGTCTAATGCGCCCCATGGTGCTTTTGCTACAAATATGGACTTCGCACTGGAGCGCGGAATAGTCCAATTCGCTGAAGGCTGGCCTAATGCCCTGGATGTTTCAAGCCGGGTGATGATTGATAGTGCTGGTCTTCAGGTAGCGCTGGCATCTGCTGAGCTCGTTGATGTCGATTTGACCGATGTCCGGGTATCTAAACGTTTTTCGGACTCCGAAGCTCAGCCCTTAATGATATCGATTCGAGAACGTTTAAGTGGTGAAGACCTGCACGCGTTATTGACCAGGTTGCCATTTCGTGGAAGTACTGCACCCGTGGCGGATCAGATGCAACTTGTCGGTGAGCTTGATACGGTTATCGACGTCAAGCTACCGCTGGGAAATACGGGCGAACCCCAGATTGCAGTTGCGCTCAATACGGTTGGCAGCAACTTGATTTTGCCAGGGGCGAATCTACAGTTTTCGGCGCTTGACGGCGAGATTCGGTATTCAAGTGAATCGGGCATAAACGGTAAATTGGCCGGTGAGCTTTTGGGGGAGTCCATACAAATAGGAATAGATTCTCACCTGGATCGTGGCGAGATGATGTCCCGGGTGAGTATGCGTGGTCAGGCTTCACTCTCGCAGTTGGCCTCTTGGCAGGATATGGATTTACCGGAATTCATGAGCGGTGAGCTCAGTTACCTTGCGGAATTAAGTGTCTTGCCTGAGGTGTCTGGTGAGCCCAAGCTCAAGCTTAGATTGGAAAGTGATTTGATGGGGTTGGAAGTTGCTATGCCGGCACCACTTAACAAGCCCAAGACATCGGCTAAGCGATTTGAGTACACGCACTATATTCAAGGATATGATCGTTACGATGAGTTCAGATATGGTTCTGTGCTGACGGGGCGCGTTTGGGAATTATCAGGACAACCTGCAATTTTAGTCAATTTTCTGGATGTAACGGGTCAATCTCCGGTTACCAGGCCGCAAGGGTTAGAGGCGGAAATGGTTGATTCACCCGGGATTTGGGTTGGTGGCAGACTTGACTACCTGAACCTTGATCCTTGGTTTGAATGGTTAAAATCAGATCATGATATCGAGAATGACAGCATCGGTTTTAAGTTGCTCAGTCTTTTTATTGCAGATCTGGAGGTGGCGGGCTTTTCGTTTCCGGGTCAATCGCTCGATGTTGTTCCAGTTGAGCGTGGCTGGATGATTTCTGGTTTGGGCCCTCACCTGGAGGGGGCGATTCAGTCCTCAGGGGAGGATGGTCAGATTGATGTGGATCTGAACCGATTGGTATTATCAACCGTTAACCAACAAACAGCCAATCAATCCGTTGTCATGATGGAGCCTCCTGATACATTTCCAAACATCTCTGCGAGTGTTGATACTTTGCGCTGGCAAGATCGAGAGCTGGGCAGTTGGAGCTTTTCAGTTCGTTCCAGCCCGGATTCAATTGTGGTCGATCCGTTGGTTGCGTCTCTGGGTGATAGCCGCTTTTCCGGGCGCTATAGCTGGCGCTGGGATGTGAATACACTGGATAGTGTGAGTATCTTTTCAGGGGCTGTAGATGCCGTCAATACGGCTCAGCTGGTTCAGAGTATTGGCATGACACCCTCTCTGGATAGTGCGCAAAGTCATATAGATGCGGCCTTAGCCTGGCCCGGCGGGCCTGATCAATTCTCGTTACAGGGGGTTTCCGGCAAGCTGGCGGTGATGATGCAAGAGGGCACCTTTTTTGAAGCTTCTCCAGGCACTGAAGCGTTACGTCTTTTTGGTATTCTGAATATGGATACCCTTAGCCGTCGCTTGCAACTGGATTTTTCCGATCTAACCGATCGAGGTATTGCTTTTGATCTGTTGGAGGCTTCAGCGACTATCGATAGTGGTACGCTGGATTTACAAACGCCTTTAGTGATTCAGGGTCCATCCAACATCCTCAAGTTTACTGGTAAAACCAATCTTGATACCCAGATTCTGGACATGGATATGGTGGTGGTGCTGCCGTTGACAAAAAACCTACCGCTAGCGGCACTGATGATAGGTGCGCCTCAAGTAGGTGGCGCTCTATGGGTGATTGATAAGCTTTTGGGTGATCCGCTGAGTCGAATCACCAGCGCGACTTATCGTGTTGGTGGTACCTGGGGGGCTCCAGAAGTGAGTCTAAAAAATGTTTTTGACAATTCACCATTGGACTTAGGTGAACCCAAAGTGGTTTCAAGACGGAAAGATGAGGTAGAGTAG